From Actinosynnema mirum DSM 43827, a single genomic window includes:
- a CDS encoding LLM class flavin-dependent oxidoreductase codes for MSRLSEVPLSVLELAPVTTRTDARTALRETTELAQHVERLGYTRFWLAEHHNMPGIASSSPPVLIGHVASATERIRVGSGGVMLPNHAPLVVAEQFGTLAALHPDRIDLGIGRAPGTDQRTARALRRTEGPLSVDDFPQQLGELVGYFDGTEELNAVPAKGYRPPLWLLGSSGYSAQVAGVLGLPFAFAHHFSAQNTLPALELYRRRFRPSEALSEPHAMVCVSVIAADTDEQARWIAGPGALSFARLRSGKPGPLATPQEAADYPYDELERFVFEERMSSQVIGSQETVREELERLLESTRADELMVTTMVADQADRLRSFELVAELRSSERVKTDVEV; via the coding sequence ATGAGCCGTCTCAGCGAGGTGCCGCTGTCCGTCCTCGAACTCGCGCCGGTCACCACGCGCACCGACGCCAGGACCGCGCTGCGCGAGACGACGGAGCTGGCCCAGCACGTCGAGCGGCTCGGCTACACCCGCTTCTGGCTGGCCGAGCACCACAACATGCCCGGCATCGCCAGCTCGTCCCCGCCGGTCCTGATCGGCCACGTCGCCTCGGCCACCGAGCGCATCCGGGTCGGCTCGGGCGGCGTGATGCTGCCCAACCACGCCCCGCTGGTGGTCGCCGAGCAGTTCGGCACCCTGGCCGCGCTGCACCCGGACCGCATCGACCTGGGCATCGGCCGCGCCCCCGGCACCGACCAGCGCACCGCGCGGGCGCTGCGCCGCACCGAGGGCCCGCTGTCGGTGGACGACTTCCCGCAGCAGCTGGGCGAGCTGGTGGGCTACTTCGACGGCACCGAGGAGCTGAACGCGGTCCCCGCCAAGGGCTACCGCCCGCCGCTGTGGCTGCTGGGCTCCAGCGGCTACAGCGCGCAGGTCGCGGGCGTGCTCGGGCTGCCGTTCGCGTTCGCCCACCACTTCAGCGCGCAGAACACGCTGCCCGCGCTGGAGCTGTACCGGCGGCGGTTCCGCCCGTCCGAGGCGCTGTCCGAGCCGCACGCGATGGTGTGCGTCTCGGTGATCGCCGCCGACACCGACGAGCAGGCCCGCTGGATCGCCGGTCCCGGCGCCCTGTCGTTCGCGCGGCTGCGCTCGGGCAAGCCCGGCCCGCTGGCCACGCCGCAGGAGGCCGCCGACTACCCGTACGACGAGCTGGAGCGGTTCGTCTTCGAGGAGCGGATGTCCTCGCAGGTCATCGGCTCGCAGGAGACGGTGCGGGAAGAACTCGAACGGCTGCTGGAGAGCACTCGGGCGGACGAGCTGATGGTGACGACGATGGTCGCGGACCAGGCGGACCGCCTCAGGTCCTTCGAGCTGGTCGCCGAACTTCGTTCGTCCGAACGAGTGAAGACTGACGTAGAGGTGTAG
- a CDS encoding NAD(P)-binding domain-containing protein, with protein MDSAAGVLDVVVIGAGQAGLASAHALRRSGLRHVVLDAEDGPGGAWRHRWPTLRMATVHGIHDLPGTPFDPPPPDVPAREALPAYFADFERRNGVEVLRPVRVSAVRDRDGLLVVATDRGEWTTRALISATGTWTHPFWPRYPGQELFRGRQLHSAQYAGPEEFAGRHVVVVGGGTSAVQQLLEIAEHATTTWVTRREPVFRSEPFTPEVGRAAVALVEERVREGLPPRSVVSVTGLVLNEAVRAAVDSGVLRREPAFERITEDGVVWPDGRFQRADAILWATGYRAALDHLAPLRLRGPGGGVRLDGTGVVADPRVHLVGYGPSASTVGATRAGRAAVKRIKDLLAARVPA; from the coding sequence GTGGACAGCGCGGCGGGGGTCCTGGACGTCGTCGTGATCGGCGCGGGTCAGGCCGGGTTGGCGAGCGCGCACGCGCTGCGCCGCTCCGGGCTGCGCCACGTGGTGCTGGACGCCGAGGACGGCCCCGGCGGCGCGTGGCGGCACCGCTGGCCGACGCTGCGCATGGCCACCGTGCACGGCATCCACGACCTGCCGGGGACCCCGTTCGACCCGCCGCCGCCGGACGTCCCGGCCCGCGAGGCGCTGCCCGCGTACTTCGCCGACTTCGAGCGCCGCAACGGCGTGGAGGTGCTGCGCCCGGTCCGGGTGTCGGCGGTGCGCGACCGGGACGGGCTGCTGGTCGTGGCGACCGACCGGGGGGAGTGGACCACCAGGGCGCTGATCAGCGCGACCGGCACGTGGACGCACCCGTTCTGGCCGCGCTACCCCGGTCAGGAGCTGTTCCGGGGACGTCAGCTGCACAGCGCCCAGTACGCGGGGCCCGAGGAGTTCGCCGGGCGGCACGTGGTCGTGGTCGGCGGCGGGACGTCGGCGGTGCAGCAGCTGCTGGAGATCGCCGAGCACGCCACCACCACGTGGGTCACCCGGCGCGAGCCGGTGTTCCGGAGCGAGCCGTTCACGCCCGAGGTGGGGCGGGCGGCGGTGGCGCTGGTGGAGGAGCGGGTGCGCGAGGGGCTGCCGCCGCGCAGCGTCGTCAGCGTCACCGGGCTGGTGCTGAACGAGGCCGTGCGGGCGGCCGTGGACAGCGGGGTGCTGCGGCGCGAACCCGCGTTCGAGCGGATCACCGAGGACGGCGTGGTGTGGCCGGACGGGCGGTTCCAGCGGGCCGACGCGATCCTGTGGGCGACCGGCTACCGCGCGGCGCTGGACCACCTCGCCCCGCTGCGGCTGCGCGGGCCCGGCGGGGGAGTGCGGCTGGACGGGACCGGGGTCGTGGCGGACCCGCGCGTGCACCTGGTCGGGTACGGGCCGTCGGCCAGCACGGTCGGGGCCACGCGCGCGGGGCGGGCGGCGGTGAAGCGGATCAAGGACCTGCTGGCGGCGCGGGTGCCCGCCTGA